CCGGCGCATCGCCGTGCAGTGGATTGGGCTCGCGCCAGATGGCGCCGTTCCAGGTGCGCACCAGCACCTCGTCGCCGGAGCGCCCGAGCAGGTACTGCGGCAGCAGCGGCACCTTCCCGTACGGCGTGTCGAGCACGTAGTTGGGCACGCCGAAGCCGGTGGTGTAGCCGCGCAGCGCCTGCATGATCTCCAGTCCCTTCTCGATCGTGGTGCGCAGGTGGGCGGTGCCGGCCAGAAGTTGGCAGTGGAAGATGTAGTAGGGCCGCACGCGCATGCGCAGCAGGCCGTGCACCAGGGCGCGCATCACCTCCGCGTCGTCGTTCACGCCGCGCAGGAGCACGGTCTGGTTGCCGAGCGGCACGCCCGCCGCCAGCAGCAGGTCGCAGGCCCGGGCAGCCTCCGCGGTGAGCTCGCGCGGGTGGTTGAAGTGGGTGTTGAGCCAGATCGGATGGTGGCGCGCGAGCATCCGGCACAGCTCCGGGGTGATGCGCTGCGGCAGCGTGCACGGGGTGCGGGTGCCGAAGCGGATAATCTCGACGTGCTCGATCGCGCGCAGGCGGCCGAGCAGCTCGTCGAGGCGCCGGTCCGAGAACAGGAATGGGTCGCCGCCGGTCACCAGCACGTCGCGGATCGCCTCGTTGGCGGCGATATAGGCCAGGCCCGCGTCGATCTTGCGGCGCGTATGGTGCTCGTTTTCGTTACCCACGAAG
This portion of the Spirochaetaceae bacterium genome encodes:
- a CDS encoding KamA family radical SAM protein translates to MNTPCGDPGAERWSDWRWQMTNRISTVEELERYLRLSHVERKQIRAAGRHYRWSITPYYASLMDSDDPACPLRRQQVPSVQELDDERGLADPLAEQDNSPVDAVVHVYPDRVAFKITNVCPTYCRYCFREYFVGNENEHHTRRKIDAGLAYIAANEAIRDVLVTGGDPFLFSDRRLDELLGRLRAIEHVEIIRFGTRTPCTLPQRITPELCRMLARHHPIWLNTHFNHPRELTAEAARACDLLLAAGVPLGNQTVLLRGVNDDAEVMRALVHGLLRMRVRPYYIFHCQLLAGTAHLRTTIEKGLEIMQALRGYTTGFGVPNYVLDTPYGKVPLLPQYLLGRSGDEVLVRTWNGAIWREPNPLHGDAPATPLPEVRADAYPGAATPRQPFPGAAQAPESTPASAAEPAAAAAAAVG